The following are from one region of the Francisella opportunistica genome:
- the lnt gene encoding apolipoprotein N-acyltransferase, protein MKKLIFRIIPPLLSGAILTLAFAPFRIDILALVSLVLFFYQLNKATKIRSAFLTAALFGIGFFGTSISWVYISIHLFTESIAAGLSAAVALVILLNFLHIIPFGTFSYILTRKANNSAKLLIYPALWTLFEVVKANLLWGGFPWVSLGYSQTESPLIWYANIGGVYLVSYIIAFIACLVTFYICNKTTLKKTVSVIFIITVLYVGGVTIKYHQPETQTNQPQKVVLIQGDFVQGFKWAPDNFVRMQKYYQQAAANYKNSLIILSENAIPNYRQYMSSYFSNLKELADENNNAMLIGSLSIDQTAPRAKIYNSSIIIGKGQGVYNKHHLVPFGEYFPIKFFGYVDSAGLSSFNAGDKIQPIMTAFGQPLANFICYEVAYPEQVRDQLQGAKLISIISDDSWFGDSIAREQQLQISQVRAIENAKYVVTTTSNGITAVIKPNGEIDKELPKNTRATLEQTIYLNDYHTIWMSIGMSLVWLLLLFNIVIGLIIKEKYSK, encoded by the coding sequence ATGAAAAAGTTAATATTTAGAATAATTCCGCCGCTATTAAGTGGTGCTATACTTACTTTAGCTTTTGCTCCTTTCCGTATCGATATATTAGCGTTAGTATCTTTAGTACTTTTTTTCTATCAACTAAATAAAGCGACTAAAATCCGCAGTGCTTTTTTAACCGCGGCATTATTTGGGATTGGTTTTTTTGGCACTAGTATATCGTGGGTATATATAAGTATACATTTATTTACTGAGTCAATCGCTGCTGGTTTATCCGCGGCAGTTGCTTTAGTAATCTTATTAAATTTTTTGCATATAATACCTTTTGGTACATTTAGCTATATCCTCACGCGCAAAGCCAACAATTCTGCTAAACTATTAATCTACCCTGCTTTGTGGACACTGTTTGAAGTAGTTAAAGCTAATTTACTCTGGGGTGGCTTTCCGTGGGTATCATTAGGCTATTCACAAACCGAATCGCCTCTAATATGGTATGCTAATATTGGTGGTGTTTATTTAGTTAGTTATATTATTGCTTTTATTGCTTGTTTGGTAACTTTCTATATTTGTAATAAAACTACTTTGAAGAAAACAGTTAGTGTAATCTTTATCATAACTGTTTTATATGTAGGTGGTGTCACTATCAAATATCACCAGCCTGAAACTCAAACAAATCAGCCTCAAAAGGTGGTTTTAATCCAGGGAGATTTTGTCCAAGGATTTAAGTGGGCCCCTGATAATTTTGTTAGAATGCAAAAATACTATCAACAAGCTGCTGCTAACTATAAAAACTCATTAATAATACTCTCCGAAAATGCTATCCCTAATTATAGACAATATATGAGCTCATATTTTAGTAACCTTAAAGAGCTAGCTGATGAAAATAATAATGCTATGCTTATTGGCTCACTAAGTATTGATCAAACAGCACCTAGAGCTAAGATTTATAATAGTTCGATTATTATTGGTAAGGGGCAAGGAGTTTATAATAAGCACCACCTAGTTCCATTTGGTGAGTATTTCCCAATCAAATTTTTTGGCTATGTTGATAGTGCCGGCTTAAGTAGCTTCAATGCTGGTGACAAAATTCAACCAATTATGACAGCTTTTGGTCAACCTCTAGCTAATTTTATCTGCTATGAAGTTGCATATCCTGAACAAGTTCGTGATCAGCTACAAGGCGCTAAGCTTATTTCTATCATTAGTGATGACTCTTGGTTTGGTGATTCAATCGCACGTGAGCAACAGCTACAAATATCTCAAGTCAGAGCGATTGAAAATGCTAAATATGTTGTTACAACTACTAGTAATGGTATCACCGCTGTTATCAAACCTAATGGAGAGATTGATAAAGAGTTACCTAAAAATACTCGTGCCACCCTTGAGCAAACCATATATCTAAATGATTATCATACTATCTGGATGAGTATTGGTATGTCGCTAGTTTGGCTATTATTATTATTTAATATAGTGATTGGACTAATTATAAAAGAGAAATACTCAAAATAA
- a CDS encoding PhoH family protein: MNKTQFVLEPYNYDAMMLLCGNLDENIRAIENYFDVEIRHRADEFEITSDSSANNIQAKRFIKSCYAEILAGNTELDLEQITTILNATAKDKTMATAKSRKKVEEAEVQLRSKKLKARTHNQAIYLENIKNNFVTFGVGPAGTGKTYMAIACAVAAYEKGEVRRIVLVRPAVEAGEKLGFLPGDLTQKVDPYLRPMYDALFDFMGVEKVTKLIEKQVIEIAPLAYMRGRTINDSFIVLDESQNTTKEQMKMFLTRIGFNTTAVITGDITQIDLPKNVISGLNHALSILTDIEGIAISYLKSVDIVRHQIVQKIVNAYAKHEEKTKNG; the protein is encoded by the coding sequence ATGAATAAAACTCAATTTGTTCTTGAACCTTATAACTATGATGCGATGATGCTACTTTGTGGCAACCTTGATGAAAATATTCGTGCTATTGAAAATTATTTTGATGTTGAGATTAGGCATCGTGCCGATGAGTTTGAGATCACTAGTGATTCAAGTGCTAACAATATCCAAGCAAAAAGATTTATCAAATCTTGCTATGCTGAGATTTTAGCTGGGAATACTGAATTAGATTTAGAGCAGATTACAACTATCCTCAATGCTACTGCCAAAGATAAAACAATGGCCACTGCTAAGTCACGCAAAAAAGTTGAAGAAGCTGAAGTCCAGCTAAGAAGTAAGAAACTCAAAGCACGAACACACAACCAAGCAATATATTTAGAGAACATCAAAAATAACTTTGTTACATTTGGTGTTGGTCCTGCTGGTACAGGTAAAACCTACATGGCAATTGCTTGTGCTGTAGCAGCTTACGAGAAAGGCGAAGTTAGAAGGATTGTACTAGTGCGCCCTGCTGTTGAAGCTGGTGAGAAACTTGGCTTTCTACCAGGTGATCTAACCCAAAAGGTTGATCCATACCTACGCCCGATGTATGATGCTTTGTTTGATTTTATGGGAGTAGAAAAAGTCACCAAGCTAATAGAAAAACAAGTTATCGAAATTGCTCCACTAGCATATATGCGTGGCAGAACTATCAATGACTCTTTTATCGTCCTTGATGAGAGTCAAAACACTACAAAAGAGCAAATGAAAATGTTCTTAACCAGAATTGGTTTTAACACCACCGCAGTTATAACAGGTGATATCACCCAAATAGATTTACCAAAAAATGTTATATCAGGATTAAACCATGCACTATCAATCCTTACTGATATTGAGGGTATAGCTATTAGCTACTTAAAATCGGTCGATATTGTTCGCCATCAAATAGTTCAGAAAATAGTTAATGCTTACGCTAAGCATGAAGAGAAAACTAAAAATGGATAG
- the ybeY gene encoding rRNA maturation RNase YbeY, which yields MDSLNINVINDDEHPIPNKDLLLKCLQLVAEKHHISHAEVNVSIVSKVEIQQINKQFRNKNKPTNIISFEFEKPQGLPDDIADDFLGDIVIAPMIIEKEAKEQNKKLNDHWQHIFIHGLLHLLGYDHQDDQEAEAMENLEIQLLAQLGIANPYIEQESQNDR from the coding sequence ATGGATAGTCTAAATATAAATGTCATCAACGATGATGAACACCCCATACCGAACAAAGATTTACTGCTAAAATGCCTACAACTTGTAGCTGAAAAACATCATATCAGCCATGCTGAAGTAAATGTAAGCATTGTTTCAAAGGTTGAAATTCAGCAGATAAATAAACAGTTCCGTAATAAAAATAAGCCAACAAATATCATCTCTTTTGAGTTTGAGAAACCTCAAGGCTTACCTGATGATATTGCTGATGATTTCTTAGGCGATATCGTCATAGCACCAATGATAATAGAGAAAGAAGCCAAAGAGCAAAACAAAAAACTTAATGATCATTGGCAGCATATTTTTATCCATGGTTTGTTACACTTGCTTGGCTATGATCACCAAGACGATCAAGAAGCCGAAGCGATGGAAAATTTAGAAATCCAACTACTAGCGCAGCTAGGAATAGCTAATCCATATATTGAACAAGAGAGTCAAAATGACAGATAA
- the miaB gene encoding tRNA (N6-isopentenyl adenosine(37)-C2)-methylthiotransferase MiaB has translation MKEQKKVFIKTLGCQMNEYDSARMHEVLNEHFHTVKTNDYKDADIILINTCSIREKAQEKVFHELGRWKGLKKTNEDLIIGVGGCVASQEGENIIKRAPFVDLVFGPQTIHRLPEMIKQKQKTQQSQVDISFPEVEKFDYLPEPKAEGAKAYVSIMEGCDKYCSFCIVPYTRGPEVNRPFEDVLAECAILAEQGVKEITLLGQNVNHYLGPMKNGQTADLALLIHFIAEIDGIERIRFTTSHPVEFSQNLIDAYATVPKLANHLHLPVQHGSDKILINMKRNHTILEFKQKIRKLRAIRPDITISSDFIVGFPGETEEDFQKLLNLVKEVNFDQSFSFIYSKRPGTPAADLPDDTPMEIKKDRLKRLQDLLNSNAQIISRQMVDTNQRILVEGTSKKDDNILAGRTENNRVVNFKGNKSLIGQLAMVKITESLPNSLRGELI, from the coding sequence ATGAAAGAACAAAAAAAAGTTTTCATAAAAACTTTGGGTTGCCAAATGAATGAATATGACTCTGCTAGAATGCATGAGGTTTTAAATGAGCATTTTCATACTGTAAAAACAAATGATTATAAAGATGCAGATATCATCCTAATTAATACTTGCTCTATCAGAGAAAAGGCTCAAGAAAAAGTATTCCATGAGCTTGGAAGATGGAAAGGCCTTAAGAAAACTAACGAAGATCTAATAATCGGTGTCGGTGGTTGTGTTGCTTCACAAGAAGGTGAAAATATTATCAAAAGAGCTCCTTTCGTTGATCTAGTCTTTGGTCCACAAACTATTCATAGACTTCCAGAGATGATTAAGCAAAAGCAAAAAACTCAACAATCACAAGTTGATATATCATTTCCTGAGGTTGAAAAATTTGACTATCTACCAGAGCCAAAAGCTGAAGGTGCTAAAGCGTATGTATCTATTATGGAAGGTTGTGATAAATACTGTTCATTCTGTATAGTACCATATACACGCGGCCCAGAAGTAAATAGACCATTTGAAGACGTCTTAGCAGAGTGTGCTATCTTAGCAGAGCAAGGCGTAAAAGAAATCACCCTACTTGGACAGAATGTCAACCACTACTTAGGCCCAATGAAGAATGGTCAAACAGCAGATCTTGCTTTGCTAATTCATTTCATCGCTGAGATAGATGGTATTGAGAGAATTAGATTTACTACTTCACACCCAGTTGAGTTTTCACAAAACTTAATCGATGCTTATGCGACTGTACCAAAGCTTGCTAACCACTTACATTTACCAGTGCAACATGGTTCAGATAAAATTCTTATCAATATGAAAAGAAACCACACCATACTAGAGTTTAAACAAAAAATTAGGAAACTAAGAGCAATCCGTCCAGATATTACAATTTCATCTGATTTTATCGTTGGTTTTCCTGGTGAGACAGAAGAAGATTTCCAAAAACTACTAAACTTAGTAAAAGAAGTCAACTTTGATCAATCATTTAGCTTTATCTATAGTAAGCGCCCTGGTACTCCAGCAGCTGATTTACCAGATGACACTCCTATGGAAATCAAAAAAGATCGTCTTAAGAGACTACAAGATTTACTAAATAGTAATGCTCAAATTATCTCTAGACAAATGGTTGACACCAACCAGAGAATTCTAGTCGAAGGAACATCTAAAAAAGATGATAATATTCTTGCTGGAAGAACAGAGAATAACAGAGTTGTAAACTTTAAAGGTAATAAATCTTTGATTGGTCAGCTTGCTATGGTTAAAATAACTGAAAGCTTACCAAATTCTCTAAGAGGGGAACTTATTTAA
- a CDS encoding HlyC/CorC family transporter: MTDNNPFIKRLTSSIFNIKSKDALINAINKAAANEVIDKTTQNMLIGAMKISSLDVGDIMISHTKIVAVDMSMSIREILKKTINSSHTRLPVYCENKTEILGILHSKDLLKLIFEKEIESADNEELKAEDIKSILRPAIFIPETKKLNAMLKDFKNSQNHIAIVVDEYGAISGLITIEDILEEIVGDIEDEFDITSQNIVKISDDKFILDATTTIEDFNEYFSTSIDDNSDYDTIAGMIIQTLECLPQKGDSIVIDGLKFIIQEADNRKIIKILVEKFKK, translated from the coding sequence ATGACAGATAATAATCCTTTTATAAAAAGACTTACCTCAAGTATTTTTAATATAAAGAGTAAAGATGCTCTTATCAATGCTATCAATAAAGCTGCAGCTAATGAGGTTATTGATAAAACAACACAAAACATGCTAATTGGTGCAATGAAAATATCATCACTAGATGTTGGCGATATTATGATATCGCATACAAAAATTGTTGCCGTCGATATGTCTATGTCTATTAGAGAAATTTTAAAAAAGACAATAAACTCTAGTCATACACGCTTACCTGTCTACTGTGAAAACAAAACTGAAATTCTAGGAATTTTGCATTCAAAAGACCTACTAAAACTAATCTTTGAAAAAGAAATTGAATCAGCTGATAATGAAGAATTAAAAGCTGAAGATATCAAAAGTATCCTGCGTCCTGCTATCTTTATCCCAGAAACCAAAAAGCTTAACGCAATGCTCAAAGATTTCAAAAATAGTCAAAACCATATTGCCATAGTTGTTGATGAATATGGTGCTATTTCTGGATTAATCACTATTGAGGATATTTTAGAAGAAATTGTCGGTGATATTGAAGATGAGTTTGATATCACTAGCCAAAACATAGTTAAAATATCAGATGATAAGTTTATATTAGATGCTACAACCACAATAGAAGACTTCAATGAATACTTTAGTACATCAATAGATGACAATAGTGATTATGACACTATTGCTGGAATGATTATCCAAACTTTAGAGTGCTTACCTCAAAAAGGTGATAGCATTGTCATTGATGGCTTGAAATTTATAATACAAGAAGCAGACAATAGAAAAATCATCAAAATTTTAGTCGAAAAGTTTAAGAAATAA